A region from the Triticum urartu cultivar G1812 chromosome 1, Tu2.1, whole genome shotgun sequence genome encodes:
- the LOC125539247 gene encoding MYB-like transcription factor EOBI yields MRNAAVFTLATALRRRSGTRAPEGRRRTMQCAEPAVRKGPWTMEEDLVLANYVAANGEGAWNSLARAAGLNRTGKSCRLRWLNYLRPDVRRGNITPEEHLLIVELQARWGNRWSKIARHLPGRTDNEIKNFWRTKIQKKRSGGATASDSTGCQLPSSTAVTESQSSSSNSVGRPGAMPHYDVVTAATQPGDWGDHQLGYAVQGGGGAACAGDMDGGVPPEFLQAAAVAGDNFWGLEEFWPTVPSLHGDY; encoded by the exons ATGCGAAACGCCGCCGTGTTTACGCTGGCGACCGCGTTACGCCGCAGGTCCGGTACGCGCGCGccggaggggaggaggaggaccaTGCAGTGCGCGGAGCCGGCGGTGAGGAAGGGGCCCTGGACCATGGAGGAGGACCTCGTCCTCGCCAACTACGTCGCCGCCAACGGCGAGGGCGCGTGGAACAGCCTCGCCCGCGCTGCCG GGCTGAACCGGACGGGGAAGAGCTGCCGGCTGCGGTGGCTCAACTACCTGCGCCCCGACGTGCGGCGCGGCAACATCACGCCGGAGGAGCACCTGCTCATCGTGGAGCTGCAGGCCAGGTGGGGCAACCGGTGGTCCAAGATCGCCAGGCACCTCCCCGGCCGGACCGACAACGAGATCAAGAACTTCTGGAGGACCAAGATACAGAAGAAGCGCAGCGGCGGCGCCACCGCCAGCGACAGCACCGGGTGCCAGCTTCCGAGCTCGACGGCGGTGACCGAGTcccagagcagcagcagcaactccGTGGGCCGGCCGGGCGCCATGCCGCACTACGACGTCGTCACGGCGGCGACGCAGCCAGGCGACTGGGGTGATCACCAGCTTGGCTACGCCGTGCAAGGAGGTGGGGGTGCCGCGTGTGCCGGAGACATGGACGGTGGCGTGCCGCCGGAGTTTTtgcaggcggcggcggtggcgggtgACAACTTCTGGGGCCTCGAGGAGTTCTGGCCCACGGTGCCGTCGCTCCACGGCGACTACTGA
- the LOC125529567 gene encoding 50S ribosomal protein L12, chloroplastic-like encodes MASTALSSALSLLHAKPATTSLPRPHPFFPIHGHRPSVAVACTSTAAASPKVLELGDAIAGLTLEEARGLVDHLQERLGVSAAAFAPAAAVAAPSGPAAEAEAPAEQTEFDVVIEEVPSSARIATIKVVRALTNLALKDAKDLIEGLPKKLKEAVGKDEAEDAKKQLEAVGAKVTVA; translated from the coding sequence ATGGCTTCCACCGCTCTCTCCTCGGCCCTTTCCCTCCTCCACGCCAAGCCCGCCACCACCTCCCTGCCCCGGCCACACCCATTCTTCCCCATCCACGGTCACCGCCCCTCCGTCGCCGTCGCTTGCACCTCAACCGCCGCGGCCTCCCCGAAGGTGCTGGAGCTGGGGGACGCCATCGCGGGGCTGACCCTGGAGGAGGCGCGCGGGCTGGTGGACCACCTGCAGGAGCGCCTGGGCGTGTCGGCGGCCGCGttcgcgcccgccgccgccgtggcCGCCCCGTCCGGACCggcggccgaggccgaggcgcccGCGGAGCAGACGGAGTTCGACGTGGTGATCGAGGAGGTGCCGAGCAGCGCCCGCATCGCGACCATCAAGGTGGTGCGCGCGCTGACCAACCTGGCGCTCAAGGACGCCAAGGACCTCATCGAGGGCCTCCCCAAGAAGCTCAAGGAGGCCGTCGGCAAGGACGAGGCCGAGgacgccaagaagcagctcgaggccGTCGGCGCCAAGGTCACCGTCGCCTGA